One stretch of Thermodesulfovibrio thiophilus DSM 17215 DNA includes these proteins:
- a CDS encoding chemotaxis protein CheW: protein MAEKYLCFTLEGSLFAVPVGYVQEIASAPDSIVPIPDMPEHIRGITKFRNQALMVIDLKKRLDVCGTEECKKMIIINKGHNVGVLVDEVVGMVLLEQEQIDKTLAIHAFLENPFIKGIANPDNRLICVLSEEIFEASPQNGNIAATFLS, encoded by the coding sequence ATGGCTGAAAAATATTTATGTTTTACGCTAGAAGGGAGCTTATTTGCAGTCCCCGTGGGATACGTACAGGAGATTGCATCTGCCCCTGATAGCATAGTACCAATTCCTGATATGCCAGAACACATAAGAGGAATAACAAAGTTCAGAAATCAAGCTCTCATGGTAATTGATTTAAAAAAACGACTCGATGTTTGCGGCACTGAAGAATGCAAAAAAATGATCATTATAAACAAAGGACATAATGTCGGCGTGCTGGTTGATGAAGTGGTAGGAATGGTTTTGCTTGAACAAGAGCAAATTGATAAAACTCTTGCTATACATGCTTTTCTTGAAAATCCTTTTATTAAAGGCATTGCAAACCCTGATAACAGGCTTATATGTGTTTTATCAGAAGAGATTTTTGAAGCCAGCCCTCAGAATGGAAATATTGCTGCAACATTTTTGTCATAA
- a CDS encoding type II toxin-antitoxin system RelE family toxin yields the protein MSWTIKVSSKAEKYFKRLDNNIKQRIKETLSEMSLLTNPREHFSVKPLTGQLKGFYRLKVGDYRIIFSILKEDSIIAVVNIAPRGDVYK from the coding sequence TTGAGCTGGACGATTAAGGTTTCCTCAAAAGCTGAAAAATATTTCAAACGGCTCGATAATAATATAAAACAACGTATAAAAGAAACCCTTTCAGAGATGTCCCTATTAACCAATCCGCGTGAACATTTTTCTGTAAAACCATTGACAGGTCAATTAAAGGGATTTTATAGACTGAAAGTAGGCGATTACCGAATTATTTTTAGTATTCTAAAAGAAGATAGCATAATCGCAGTGGTCAATATTGCTCCGAGAGGTGATGTGTATAAATAA
- a CDS encoding complement resistance protein TraT, whose product MRNNQALRAVAVLVLAVFFVSSFSGCAQMINAIEHSSMETKVKMTDTIFLDPVKKAKLKTVFVTVTNTSEFQEASAELIKNLIVSRLQAKGYQIVDDPEQAGYMIQANLLYMDYYYNTGATEGAIEGGLIGAGSGALVGQSRDTSIALAILGAMGGSVGGALLGKAIKVEKYGGVVDVQIYEKTDKPVTGKIETSVASGSGTKIQTTQEINNNWQIYRTKVACLAEQTNINKDEAAKVIAEKLASQISGMF is encoded by the coding sequence ATGAGAAACAATCAAGCTTTAAGGGCAGTAGCAGTTCTTGTTCTTGCGGTTTTTTTTGTAAGCAGTTTTTCTGGCTGTGCTCAGATGATTAATGCCATTGAGCACTCCAGCATGGAAACAAAAGTGAAGATGACTGACACGATTTTCCTTGATCCAGTCAAAAAAGCAAAGCTTAAAACAGTTTTTGTAACAGTTACAAACACATCTGAATTTCAAGAGGCAAGTGCTGAATTAATTAAAAATCTAATAGTTTCAAGACTTCAGGCTAAAGGTTATCAGATAGTTGATGATCCTGAACAGGCAGGCTACATGATACAGGCAAACCTGCTTTACATGGACTACTACTACAACACTGGAGCCACAGAGGGGGCAATTGAAGGAGGCTTAATCGGTGCTGGTTCAGGAGCACTTGTGGGGCAGTCAAGAGATACATCCATTGCTCTTGCCATTCTTGGAGCTATGGGTGGAAGCGTTGGAGGAGCACTGCTTGGAAAGGCAATCAAGGTTGAAAAGTATGGAGGAGTGGTTGATGTCCAGATATATGAAAAAACAGACAAACCAGTTACTGGCAAGATAGAAACCAGTGTGGCATCGGGTTCAGGGACAAAAATACAGACAACTCAGGAAATAAACAACAACTGGCAGATATACAGAACCAAAGTAGCATGTCTTGCTGAACAGACAAACATTAACAAAGATGAAGCAGCAAAGGTCATTGCAGAAAAGCTCGCTTCACAAATTTCGGGAATGTTTTAA